A genomic stretch from Candidatus Vicinibacter proximus includes:
- a CDS encoding sigma-70 family RNA polymerase sigma factor, with protein MSSDTNDKILVTGCINNDRKSQEILYRTYFKNMFDMCRYYTQNDDRAKEVLNIGFLRVFQKIHLFRFEGSLESWIRKLIYHVCMRELAQKDETFGMDAISDVDQQSHDYTLEKCSKQKF; from the coding sequence ATGAGTTCAGATACCAATGATAAAATTTTAGTAACAGGATGCATCAACAATGATCGCAAGTCTCAGGAAATCCTGTACAGAACTTATTTCAAAAACATGTTCGACATGTGCAGGTATTATACCCAAAATGACGACAGAGCAAAAGAAGTGCTCAACATTGGATTCTTGAGGGTCTTTCAGAAAATACATCTATTTAGATTTGAAGGTTCACTGGAATCCTGGATCAGAAAACTTATCTATCATGTATGTATGCGGGAACTTGCACAAAAGGATGAAACTTTTGGCATGGATGCGATTTCTGATGTCGACCAACAAAGCCATGATTATACGCTTGAAAAATGTTCCAAACAGAAATTTTAG
- a CDS encoding glycoside hydrolase family protein, translating to MISTRTKKITKWGKTSTAAGAYQFLSSTWESHSNKLGLTDFSPGSQDKAAMYEIGMVKGATDKIKSGQYTSALKALSGKWTSLPGGIHQWKSSLDNNFLKNRATILSKN from the coding sequence ATGATAAGCACCCGAACGAAAAAAATTACAAAATGGGGTAAAACATCAACCGCAGCAGGGGCATATCAATTTTTAAGTTCAACTTGGGAAAGTCATTCAAATAAACTTGGGTTAACTGATTTTAGTCCAGGAAGTCAAGACAAGGCAGCCATGTATGAAATAGGTATGGTTAAAGGTGCAACAGATAAAATTAAGTCCGGGCAATATACTTCAGCTCTCAAAGCATTAAGTGGGAAATGGACATCTTTACCAGGTGGAATACATCAATGGAAGTCAAGTTTGGATAATAATTTTTTAAAGAATCGAGCAACTATATTGTCTAAAAACTAA
- a CDS encoding DUF4254 domain-containing protein translates to MLTAEYCCSVFLQVIEAYHTSNDVDEAFPFQDVEHDIHHFLKLKSWIDTVQWHLEDIIRKPDLPPDEFIHTKRRIDLSNQERTDLVERIDDWFSNQFAHVNLVENPRINTETPAWVIDRLSILMLKIYHMQEQTLRTDVDEKHIVVCKNKLEILLEQKADLCFSLNALIQEIGEGKTRMKTYRQMKMYNDPATNPELYNKK, encoded by the coding sequence ATGTTGACTGCCGAATATTGTTGTAGTGTTTTTCTGCAGGTAATAGAAGCATATCATACTTCTAATGATGTAGACGAGGCATTCCCGTTTCAGGATGTCGAGCATGATATTCATCATTTCCTAAAACTCAAATCCTGGATAGACACTGTTCAATGGCATTTGGAAGACATTATTCGAAAACCTGATTTGCCACCGGATGAATTCATTCACACCAAAAGGAGGATCGATTTGTCTAATCAGGAAAGAACTGATTTAGTAGAAAGAATTGATGATTGGTTTTCAAACCAGTTTGCTCACGTGAATTTAGTAGAAAATCCCAGGATTAATACAGAAACTCCTGCATGGGTGATAGACAGATTGTCCATTTTGATGCTCAAAATTTACCATATGCAGGAGCAAACCCTGAGGACGGACGTTGATGAGAAACACATAGTTGTTTGCAAAAATAAATTAGAAATTCTCCTGGAACAAAAGGCCGATTTGTGTTTTAGTTTGAATGCCTTGATTCAGGAAATTGGGGAAGGGAAAACCCGTATGAAAACCTACAGGCAAATGAAAATGTACAACGATCCTGCGACCAATCCGGAGTTGTATAACAAGAAGTAA
- a CDS encoding T9SS type A sorting domain-containing protein, with protein MKVNVLTVILLIFLWNYICVEAQSGFAKTYVIKFNNRSDTNYYPNFIKAIEIHNSFIYSFLYSSDTTNKKVYGTGFGIFKLEGEMLEYNSIPYRDSFNYFFPEEMITYDYETFFTSINIKPGLDGILKYNHKTKEVISYPIVNSLCASCFERFGGMAKDLWGNLILSHDVTSPNALDSFYTKVQITKMDTSGRIIWTKIYGGPSTEYKRNSCQSVFIDKDGYYYIGISWDNKVGFYQTLFYKLDSSGNIVNQYVSKVSLTTADVHDISQSSDGSFYLATNYNKNEGRNEWYNESWPAITILTKDLLFKNSFKADEKRSQRIEKLLTANKSDGIILMHNKYYTFSYLRYDSVKAKVDTVVTSTHKATLHKVSSAGDSLWQRKYFVREGLINHWSDAETSEMFDLKAIPDGSGYIMGGYSYRDNAYEKLAEPYYVPLLIRVDNDGCIIPGCNLTKTKDNKLESETSFRVWPNPFKDRLVIQHDVTEVVSYKLYNIEGKLMDEFNLSEFGENLILKTSSLPPGIYNLIGMNVKGNIHYEKILKE; from the coding sequence ATGAAAGTAAATGTTTTAACTGTTATACTACTGATATTTCTATGGAATTATATTTGTGTTGAAGCACAATCAGGTTTTGCAAAAACCTATGTGATAAAGTTTAATAATAGATCAGATACTAATTATTATCCAAATTTTATTAAAGCAATTGAAATTCATAATAGCTTTATTTATTCATTTTTATATTCCTCAGATACAACAAATAAAAAAGTGTATGGTACAGGATTTGGAATATTTAAATTAGAAGGTGAAATGTTGGAATATAATTCCATCCCCTATAGAGATTCATTTAATTACTTTTTTCCAGAAGAAATGATTACTTATGATTATGAGACTTTTTTTACATCTATTAATATTAAGCCTGGTCTTGATGGTATATTAAAGTATAATCATAAGACAAAAGAAGTGATATCTTATCCTATTGTGAATTCATTATGTGCATCATGTTTTGAACGATTTGGTGGCATGGCAAAGGATCTTTGGGGAAATTTAATTTTATCACACGATGTAACTTCACCCAATGCATTAGATTCTTTCTATACTAAAGTCCAAATTACAAAGATGGATACCTCAGGAAGGATTATTTGGACTAAAATATATGGAGGTCCATCTACTGAATATAAGAGAAATTCTTGTCAATCCGTTTTTATAGACAAAGATGGGTATTATTATATAGGAATTTCCTGGGATAATAAAGTCGGATTCTATCAGACCCTGTTCTATAAATTGGATAGCTCTGGTAATATCGTCAATCAGTATGTATCAAAAGTTTCACTTACAACTGCTGATGTCCATGATATTTCCCAATCAAGTGATGGATCTTTTTATCTCGCTACAAATTATAATAAGAATGAAGGGAGAAATGAATGGTATAATGAATCTTGGCCTGCTATAACAATTCTCACTAAGGACTTACTGTTTAAAAATTCCTTCAAAGCTGATGAAAAAAGAAGCCAACGAATAGAAAAATTGCTAACAGCCAATAAATCAGATGGAATAATTCTAATGCATAATAAATATTACACTTTTTCCTATTTGAGATACGATAGTGTAAAAGCAAAAGTTGATACTGTTGTTACATCTACACATAAAGCTACTTTACACAAAGTTAGCTCTGCTGGAGATAGTTTATGGCAAAGAAAATACTTTGTACGTGAAGGATTAATTAATCATTGGTCTGACGCAGAGACCAGCGAAATGTTTGATCTCAAAGCTATTCCTGATGGCTCCGGATATATCATGGGTGGATATTCTTATCGAGATAACGCATATGAAAAGCTAGCAGAACCATATTATGTTCCACTACTCATCCGAGTAGATAATGATGGATGTATTATTCCTGGTTGTAACTTAACAAAAACCAAGGATAATAAATTGGAATCAGAAACTAGTTTCCGAGTATGGCCGAATCCATTTAAGGATCGATTGGTTATTCAACATGACGTGACTGAAGTAGTAAGTTATAAGCTTTATAATATTGAAGGCAAGTTAATGGATGAATTCAATTTATCAGAATTTGGTGAGAATTTAATTTTAAAAACATCATCTTTACCACCTGGAATTTACAACTTAATAGGTATGAATGTTAAAGGTAATATTCATTATGAAAAAATATTGAAGGAATAA
- the lon gene encoding endopeptidase La, translating to MSFESRLFSAGIPDDPEMLPFVAVAEDEEPSKDEDFGQVLPVMPLKNTILFPGVIIPITVGRDKSMRAITKSHENNKFIAVLTQKDSATEDPKFKDLYTTGTIARIVKLLKMPDGSQTVILQGRKRFIAEEVLKEEPYLEAKISLRNYVLPEKKMEYNAMIKSIQEQSRKIVELSPQIPNEAQVLLHNIENDRFLLNFISSNLNIGIEDKQSLLENDNLFSKAETLLVYLNQELKLLEVKDQIESKVRVDLEKQQRDYFLNQQLKTIQEELGQDPQEQDIEELQEKASKKKWTKPVKDHFDKELNKLQRMNPQVAEYSVQMNYLEMMVDLPWNEYTKDQYELNKIRKVLDKDHHGLEKVKERIIEHLAVLKLKGDMKAPILCLVGPPGVGKTSLGKSIAKALNRKFVRMSLGGLHDESEIRGHRKTYIGAMPGRIIQAIRKSKSSNPVFILDEIDKMGKDFRGDPSSALLEVLDPEQNSTFHDNYLEMEYDLSKVLFIATANSLSGIQPALLDRMEMIEIQGYSMEEKLDIAVKHLIPNLLEEHGLKAKQVKISSKLIEKVIEDYTRESGVRSLGRQLSSVMRKAALKVAMEKAKQVNFGVEDVKEILGVAKYNNDQYQENLPPGVAIGLAWTRVGGDILYIETTISKGKGKMILTGNLGDVMKESATTAISFIKSHSSELNIDPDYFENNDIHIHVPEGAIPKDGPSAGITMLSAVASSIIGKPIKPYLAMTGEITLRGRVLPVGGIKEKVLAAKRAGLKTIMLCIENKNHIDEIQADHLKGLEFHYVRDMHEVLSFALGVSKF from the coding sequence ATGAGTTTTGAATCGAGGTTATTTAGCGCAGGAATACCGGATGATCCGGAAATGTTACCATTTGTGGCTGTTGCTGAAGATGAAGAACCTTCAAAGGATGAGGATTTTGGTCAGGTACTGCCTGTCATGCCTTTAAAGAACACCATTTTATTTCCAGGTGTTATAATTCCGATTACAGTAGGAAGAGACAAATCCATGCGCGCCATTACCAAGTCGCATGAAAATAATAAGTTTATCGCGGTGCTTACCCAGAAAGACAGTGCTACGGAAGATCCTAAGTTTAAGGATTTGTACACTACCGGTACCATAGCGAGAATTGTCAAATTACTCAAAATGCCGGATGGCAGTCAAACAGTCATTTTGCAGGGCAGAAAAAGATTTATTGCAGAGGAGGTACTGAAGGAAGAACCATACCTGGAAGCGAAGATCAGTTTGCGGAATTATGTGCTTCCTGAAAAGAAAATGGAGTACAATGCCATGATCAAATCCATTCAGGAACAATCCAGAAAAATTGTGGAATTATCGCCACAGATTCCCAATGAGGCACAGGTCCTTTTACACAATATTGAGAACGATAGATTTTTGTTAAATTTTATCAGCTCAAATCTAAATATAGGCATCGAGGATAAGCAATCTCTGTTGGAAAACGACAACCTGTTTTCTAAAGCAGAGACCCTTCTTGTTTATTTGAATCAGGAACTAAAACTTCTGGAAGTAAAGGATCAGATTGAGTCCAAGGTGAGGGTGGATTTAGAAAAACAGCAAAGAGATTATTTCCTCAATCAACAACTTAAAACCATCCAGGAAGAACTTGGGCAAGATCCACAGGAGCAGGATATAGAAGAGCTTCAGGAAAAAGCAAGCAAAAAGAAATGGACAAAGCCTGTCAAAGATCATTTTGATAAAGAGCTTAACAAATTGCAACGCATGAATCCACAGGTTGCAGAATATTCCGTTCAGATGAATTATCTGGAAATGATGGTGGATTTGCCTTGGAATGAGTACACAAAAGATCAATATGAATTAAATAAGATCAGGAAAGTTCTTGATAAGGATCACCATGGTCTTGAAAAAGTAAAAGAAAGAATTATTGAACATCTTGCGGTGCTCAAATTGAAAGGAGACATGAAGGCACCCATCTTGTGTTTGGTAGGGCCTCCCGGAGTAGGAAAAACTTCCCTGGGTAAATCCATTGCCAAAGCTCTGAATAGAAAATTTGTAAGGATGTCATTGGGAGGCCTACATGATGAATCAGAAATTCGCGGACATCGCAAAACTTATATAGGCGCAATGCCTGGAAGGATTATACAGGCCATTAGAAAATCAAAGTCTTCCAATCCTGTTTTCATTTTGGATGAGATCGACAAAATGGGAAAAGATTTCCGAGGTGACCCATCGTCTGCATTGTTGGAAGTTTTGGATCCGGAGCAAAATTCTACCTTCCATGACAATTATCTGGAGATGGAATATGATTTATCCAAAGTATTGTTTATCGCCACCGCAAATTCATTAAGTGGAATCCAGCCTGCTCTATTGGACAGAATGGAAATGATCGAAATTCAGGGATACTCCATGGAAGAAAAATTGGACATTGCCGTAAAACACCTTATTCCAAATTTGCTCGAAGAACATGGGCTTAAAGCAAAGCAAGTAAAAATCAGCAGCAAGCTGATTGAAAAAGTAATTGAAGATTATACACGAGAATCCGGAGTCAGGTCTCTGGGCAGACAACTGTCTTCTGTCATGAGAAAGGCAGCTCTGAAAGTAGCTATGGAAAAAGCCAAACAAGTGAATTTTGGTGTCGAGGATGTAAAAGAAATTTTAGGTGTTGCAAAATACAACAATGACCAGTATCAGGAAAATCTACCTCCTGGCGTGGCAATCGGACTGGCATGGACCAGAGTGGGTGGAGACATACTTTATATCGAAACTACCATTTCAAAAGGAAAAGGTAAAATGATACTTACCGGAAACCTTGGGGATGTGATGAAGGAGTCGGCAACAACTGCCATCAGTTTTATCAAATCACACAGCAGCGAACTCAATATTGATCCTGATTATTTTGAAAATAATGACATCCACATCCATGTACCGGAAGGGGCCATTCCAAAGGATGGACCGTCTGCAGGAATTACCATGTTGAGTGCGGTGGCTTCTTCAATAATAGGCAAGCCAATTAAGCCTTACCTCGCGATGACCGGTGAAATTACCTTGCGTGGCAGAGTGTTACCTGTTGGAGGAATTAAAGAAAAAGTGCTGGCAGCCAAGCGCGCTGGTTTAAAAACCATCATGCTTTGCATTGAGAATAAAAATCACATTGATGAAATTCAAGCGGACCATTTAAAAGGATTGGAATTTCATTATGTAAGAGACATGCATGAGGTGTTAAGCTTTGCGCTGGGAGTTTCAAAGTTTTAG
- a CDS encoding glycosyltransferase family 9 protein, whose translation MKVLMIRFSAMGDVALLNPVIRSALLHNDELEIHVVTKKNNSPFFNNLDKVKVLPVDFKKGFTGFIELIQFSFSLAQVQYDLVVDLHDNLRSRIICGLLRLGGKKTVRFDKARKQKLQLLGNIGLHTIPIKHTVERYAEAMLEEGIQVDSTLEKLKEFHFVRNEIAKKKVLNYFNTHDADHDVKIGFAPFAQHALKTLGNVKSEELIGLLTEHFKDKARVFLFGAGKTEMAQMHLWKLKFGERLILVQEHFTLEEQLELFNHLDVLVCMDSVNFHLANLSGIKSIISIWGPTHPFLGFGPLDEARNKIIQISTTELPCRPCSVFGQKPCHRKDHACMQNISAGSVFIEVLNAITRTRLFNKATG comes from the coding sequence ATGAAGGTATTGATGATCAGGTTTTCAGCAATGGGCGATGTAGCCCTTTTGAATCCTGTCATTCGGTCTGCCTTACTGCACAATGATGAACTTGAAATACATGTTGTTACCAAAAAAAATAATTCCCCTTTCTTTAATAATTTAGATAAAGTAAAGGTCCTGCCGGTGGATTTTAAGAAAGGATTTACTGGTTTTATTGAGTTGATTCAATTCAGTTTTTCGCTTGCTCAAGTTCAGTATGATTTGGTGGTCGATCTTCATGATAATTTAAGAAGTAGAATTATTTGTGGTCTACTTAGATTAGGTGGTAAAAAAACCGTCAGGTTCGATAAGGCCCGTAAACAAAAATTACAATTATTAGGAAACATTGGACTACACACAATACCGATAAAGCATACCGTAGAAAGGTATGCCGAAGCAATGCTGGAGGAGGGAATACAGGTGGATAGTACTTTGGAAAAATTAAAAGAATTTCATTTTGTCAGAAATGAAATTGCAAAGAAAAAAGTATTAAACTATTTCAATACACATGACGCTGATCATGATGTAAAAATTGGTTTCGCACCATTTGCGCAACATGCATTAAAAACATTAGGCAACGTTAAATCAGAAGAATTAATTGGTCTCCTTACAGAACATTTTAAGGATAAAGCCAGAGTATTTTTGTTTGGTGCCGGCAAGACTGAGATGGCACAAATGCACCTGTGGAAATTAAAGTTTGGGGAGCGGCTAATTTTAGTACAGGAACATTTCACATTGGAGGAACAACTGGAATTATTCAATCATCTGGATGTGCTGGTGTGCATGGATTCCGTAAATTTTCATTTGGCAAACCTATCTGGCATAAAGAGCATAATTTCTATCTGGGGACCAACCCATCCATTTCTTGGATTCGGACCATTGGATGAAGCGCGCAACAAGATTATACAGATTTCTACAACCGAATTACCTTGCCGTCCTTGTTCGGTTTTTGGTCAAAAGCCCTGCCACAGAAAAGATCATGCTTGTATGCAAAATATTTCGGCAGGGTCAGTATTTATCGAAGTGTTGAATGCTATTACAAGAACTCGATTATTTAACAAAGCGACGGGATGA
- a CDS encoding RHS repeat protein, translating into MSYDISDGSLHTVTTIPQNASTNIVKESYTDLDKQVVKQKDNGKTTTFEFDAAGQLLSVLDEDGNTTSSEYDLAGRRTQWIHPDAGTNTYTYDNLGQLMTMVTPNLAITSDEIIYKSDALGRIKSITYPDYANSTPNINNVKYEYYPATTGGVDNNRGRLMLVQDATGLRKYEYGSQGEIVKDIRTIIAPGQDNKTYVHRFHYDTWNRIDTLIYPNKDTLLYKYDLGGNLNFMKAGVQVYIDSIGYDEFEQKVYCKYGNSTSQTYSYSTTLRRLSNLVSKDHSGNNMYNLSYTFDKIGNVDSIHNSAGIINEMGGSYYHKYTYDIFNRLSTAQGSWTGDTSNTLGNKASNYTLAMAYENMHRITTKQQDHTRDASNVGENTYDNLFKYEDVNQPNAVTSIENQTNSEVEEFNYDNNGNVLFHEFDNGDTKNMLWDEANMLKAIKISNAGSFQHYIYDANGERTLKGLGNYAVVNLNGQSQTNATVGNYAQYVSGYMVMGPHYMVTNHYYSGTERIACKLVGPVDSSVDNSLELSGSEKAGLPDRQAEDLELVRTEFGFDTLIIEDTDPEEDDCEG; encoded by the coding sequence ATGTCTTATGATATATCAGATGGATCGCTTCATACAGTTACAACTATACCACAAAATGCGAGTACTAATATTGTTAAAGAAAGTTATACTGACTTAGACAAACAAGTCGTTAAACAAAAAGATAATGGTAAGACTACTACTTTTGAGTTTGATGCTGCAGGTCAGCTCCTCAGTGTATTAGATGAAGATGGCAATACCACATCCAGTGAGTATGATCTAGCAGGTAGACGGACGCAATGGATACATCCTGACGCTGGAACCAATACTTATACATATGATAATCTTGGTCAATTAATGACTATGGTGACTCCGAATCTTGCCATTACTAGTGATGAAATAATATATAAATCAGATGCTTTAGGTAGGATTAAATCGATCACATATCCTGATTATGCAAATTCTACCCCAAATATCAACAATGTTAAATATGAATATTACCCTGCTACAACAGGAGGCGTTGATAATAATAGAGGTAGATTGATGCTGGTACAAGATGCTACAGGATTAAGAAAATATGAATATGGATCTCAAGGCGAAATAGTTAAAGACATCAGAACAATAATTGCTCCAGGCCAAGATAATAAAACCTATGTTCACCGATTCCATTATGATACATGGAATCGTATTGATACCCTCATTTACCCTAATAAAGATACCTTACTTTATAAGTATGATCTGGGTGGTAATTTGAACTTTATGAAAGCTGGAGTTCAGGTTTATATAGATAGTATTGGTTACGATGAATTCGAACAAAAAGTATATTGTAAATATGGCAATAGTACATCACAAACTTATTCCTATTCTACAACATTACGAAGACTATCCAATTTGGTTTCCAAGGATCACTCTGGTAACAATATGTACAACTTGAGTTATACATTTGATAAGATTGGAAATGTAGATTCCATTCACAATTCAGCTGGCATCATCAATGAAATGGGTGGAAGTTATTATCACAAATACACTTATGATATCTTTAACCGCCTCTCCACAGCACAAGGCAGTTGGACCGGTGATACAAGCAATACATTAGGTAACAAGGCATCAAACTATACTCTTGCTATGGCCTATGAGAATATGCATAGAATTACAACTAAACAACAGGATCATACCCGTGATGCATCTAATGTAGGCGAAAACACCTACGATAATTTATTTAAATATGAAGATGTAAATCAACCGAATGCAGTAACTTCCATAGAAAACCAAACGAATAGCGAAGTCGAAGAATTTAATTATGATAACAATGGAAATGTATTGTTCCATGAATTCGATAATGGAGATACTAAGAATATGTTATGGGATGAAGCGAATATGCTCAAAGCAATAAAAATATCAAATGCCGGAAGCTTCCAACACTACATCTACGATGCGAACGGTGAAAGAACATTAAAAGGCTTAGGTAATTATGCTGTAGTGAATCTAAATGGACAAAGCCAAACCAATGCTACTGTAGGAAATTATGCTCAATATGTCAGTGGCTACATGGTTATGGGACCACATTACATGGTCACGAATCATTATTATTCAGGCACAGAAAGAATAGCCTGTAAATTGGTTGGACCAGTAGATAGCAGTGTTGATAATAGTCTAGAGTTATCTGGATCTGAAAAAGCAGGACTCCCCGATAGACAAGCAGAAGATCTAGAATTAGTCAGAACAGAATTTGGATTTGACACCTTAATCATTGAAGATACTGATCCAGAAGAAGACGACTGCGAAGGATGA